A single genomic interval of Streptomyces sp. BA2 harbors:
- a CDS encoding PucR family transcriptional regulator: MTDHDVPATYLDGYARLLADASATGRRLTRDELDSRRSLGEQAAEAGLGMRALVASHLAEARTHWPTGTATPDSVMALVAQALDAFAEGYERAQRAAVRQEEAARREFIDDLLYGRSDMGKLAERAERYGLRLSYAHAVAVARGAAAYEEGDPIPRSVERALVSRFGDRHILLTTKDGRLVCVAPADQDEVLAFFAKHAYAATAGGQVAIGRPQPGPGGVVQSYEEALNALELAERLSLSDPVLRAADLLVYPVLTRDRQAMADLVVNTLGPLQRARGGAKPLIDTLAAYFDSGCVSAEAARRLALSVRAFTYRLDRIHKLTGADPADPVHRYTLQTAIIGARLLDWPDQQM, translated from the coding sequence ATGACTGACCACGACGTGCCGGCCACGTATCTGGACGGCTACGCGCGCCTGCTCGCCGATGCATCCGCCACCGGCCGTCGCTTGACCCGCGATGAACTTGACTCCCGGCGTTCTCTGGGTGAGCAGGCAGCGGAGGCGGGCCTTGGGATGCGAGCCCTGGTGGCCTCCCACCTGGCCGAGGCCCGGACACACTGGCCCACTGGCACCGCCACGCCGGACAGTGTCATGGCGCTGGTCGCTCAGGCACTGGACGCGTTCGCCGAGGGGTACGAGCGGGCCCAGCGGGCCGCCGTACGCCAGGAGGAGGCAGCTCGCCGTGAGTTCATCGACGACCTGCTGTACGGCCGCAGCGACATGGGCAAGCTCGCCGAACGCGCCGAACGTTACGGGCTCCGACTTTCCTACGCCCATGCCGTGGCAGTCGCCCGGGGCGCGGCCGCGTACGAGGAGGGTGACCCGATTCCGCGCAGCGTGGAACGCGCCTTGGTCAGCCGTTTCGGCGACCGCCACATCCTGCTCACCACCAAGGACGGCCGCCTTGTCTGCGTTGCTCCTGCCGACCAGGACGAAGTGCTCGCCTTCTTCGCCAAGCACGCCTACGCAGCCACTGCGGGCGGCCAGGTAGCCATCGGTCGCCCCCAACCAGGCCCCGGTGGTGTCGTCCAGTCCTACGAGGAAGCCCTCAACGCACTGGAACTCGCCGAACGGCTAAGCCTCAGTGACCCGGTCCTGCGTGCTGCCGACTTGCTCGTCTATCCGGTTCTCACCCGTGACCGGCAAGCCATGGCTGACCTGGTCGTCAACACCCTGGGGCCACTTCAGCGAGCTCGCGGCGGCGCCAAGCCCCTCATCGACACCCTCGCCGCCTACTTCGACTCCGGCTGCGTCAGCGCCGAGGCCGCCCGCCGACTCGCGCTGAGCGTACGCGCCTTCACCTACCGCCTGGACCGCATCCACAAGCTCACCGGAGCCGACCCCGCCGACCCCGTCCACCGCTACACCTTGCAGACCGCGATCATTGGCGCACGTCTCCTGGATTGGCCCGATCAGCAGATGTGA
- a CDS encoding ABC transporter permease: MSTYQPAAVTPHQASIGRARRLVRGQKVPIAAGLVVALVVLAAVLAPLIAPYDPNAVDPLAVSQSSSAAHWLGTDDTGRDILSRLLYGARLSLLAPALVTLIAGILGTGLAVTAAWLGGWWDRLISGALDLIFGFPGLVLAVVGAAVFGAGLHIAVATLSLAFLPYTARAVRAAALRERSLPYVVALGMLGMSGRRICLRHLLPNLLPLVVVQTTTSFGYALLDVAAFSFIGLGAQPPTAEWGLMVANGAPGILSGRPEQSLYAGLVIVVFVIACNLLGSGLSRRLLGEDR; this comes from the coding sequence ATGAGCACCTACCAGCCTGCCGCCGTGACACCCCATCAGGCCTCGATCGGCCGGGCCCGCCGCCTCGTCCGTGGTCAGAAGGTGCCGATCGCCGCCGGCTTGGTCGTCGCCCTGGTGGTCCTCGCCGCTGTGCTGGCCCCGCTGATCGCCCCGTACGACCCGAACGCCGTGGACCCGCTCGCCGTCTCCCAGAGCAGCTCGGCGGCACACTGGCTCGGCACCGACGACACCGGCCGGGACATCCTCTCCCGCCTCCTGTACGGGGCACGGCTCAGTCTGCTCGCCCCGGCGCTCGTCACGCTGATCGCCGGGATCCTCGGCACCGGCCTCGCGGTCACGGCCGCGTGGCTCGGCGGCTGGTGGGACCGGCTGATCTCCGGCGCCCTCGACCTGATCTTCGGGTTTCCCGGCCTCGTCCTCGCCGTGGTCGGTGCGGCGGTCTTCGGCGCCGGACTGCACATCGCGGTCGCCACCCTCTCGCTCGCCTTCCTTCCCTACACGGCCCGCGCTGTTCGCGCCGCGGCTCTGCGGGAGCGCTCGCTGCCCTACGTCGTCGCACTCGGCATGCTCGGCATGTCGGGGCGGCGGATCTGCCTGCGTCATCTGCTGCCCAATCTGCTGCCCCTCGTCGTGGTGCAGACGACCACCTCCTTCGGCTACGCACTGCTTGATGTGGCGGCCTTCTCCTTCATCGGCCTCGGCGCCCAACCACCCACAGCCGAATGGGGGTTGATGGTGGCGAACGGCGCCCCCGGCATCCTCTCCGGACGGCCCGAACAGTCGCTGTACGCCGGGCTGGTCATCGTCGTCTTCGTCATCGCCTGCAATCTGCTCGGCAGCGGCCTGTCCCGCCGCCTGTTGGGAGAAGACCGATGA
- a CDS encoding ABC transporter ATP-binding protein: MSATPAPPPHNSTPLLEFDQLRIDLPVKGEHRTLVHRVDLSIAAGSAVGLVGESGSGKSLTARTVLRLLPPGTRVSGDVRYDGVSVPAMGPAALRRLRSREAAMIFQDPRAHINPLRTIGDFLTESLVTTRGERRAVAGDKAAALLREVGIADAARRLRQRPAELSGGLLQRVMIAAALLGGPRLLLADEPTTALDVTTQAEVMALIDEARTQRGLAMLFITHDLALAAAVCDQIAVLYAGSVAEQLPAARLYDDARHPYTRALLASRPTPTDGARPLRAIGGNPLAAYEAGPGCAFAPRCPAAEARCESERPHLERLGDGSVACHYPHVLDPVTHGPDRSAPHG, translated from the coding sequence ATGAGCGCCACCCCCGCTCCCCCACCACACAACAGCACTCCTCTGCTGGAGTTCGACCAACTGCGCATCGACCTGCCGGTCAAGGGCGAGCACCGAACGCTCGTCCACCGCGTCGACTTGTCCATTGCGGCCGGCAGCGCTGTGGGGCTCGTCGGCGAATCCGGTTCCGGCAAATCGCTCACCGCCCGGACGGTGCTGCGCCTGCTGCCCCCGGGCACCCGCGTCAGCGGCGACGTCCGCTACGACGGGGTGTCCGTCCCCGCCATGGGCCCGGCCGCCCTACGCAGGCTGCGCAGCCGCGAGGCGGCCATGATCTTCCAGGACCCACGGGCCCACATCAACCCCCTGCGAACCATCGGGGACTTCCTCACCGAGAGCCTCGTCACCACGCGCGGCGAACGCCGCGCAGTCGCCGGGGACAAGGCCGCGGCGCTGCTGCGCGAGGTGGGCATCGCCGACGCCGCGCGCAGACTGCGCCAGCGCCCGGCCGAACTCTCCGGCGGGCTGCTGCAACGGGTGATGATCGCGGCGGCTCTGCTCGGCGGCCCCAGGCTCCTGCTCGCCGACGAACCCACCACCGCCCTGGACGTCACCACCCAGGCCGAGGTGATGGCCCTCATCGACGAGGCCCGCACCCAGCGGGGTCTGGCGATGCTGTTCATCACCCACGACCTCGCCCTGGCCGCGGCCGTCTGCGACCAGATCGCCGTCCTGTACGCCGGGTCGGTGGCCGAACAGCTCCCGGCAGCCCGGCTGTACGACGACGCCCGCCACCCCTACACACGTGCCCTGCTGGCGTCCCGGCCCACCCCGACAGACGGTGCCCGGCCCCTGCGGGCGATCGGAGGCAACCCCCTGGCGGCGTACGAGGCCGGGCCCGGCTGCGCCTTCGCGCCACGCTGCCCGGCCGCCGAAGCCCGCTGTGAGAGCGAACGGCCGCATCTGGAACGACTCGGCGACGGCTCCGTCGCCTGCCACTACCCGCACGTCCTCGACCCGGTGACGCACGGCCCGGACAGGAGCGCCCCTCATGGCTGA
- a CDS encoding PP2C family protein-serine/threonine phosphatase codes for MNAQHRLARSPSAAGLLLALITALLVSLDLAFHEHHPGIVVALTAVPALSLAVPANRPTCRPLLVGGLALTGAVVSAAVDWRDRPFVLLATFLNIALLTLISHRLQARLHPTTPFPAASPPPLPALERPPTPTAQTYQIGDYRLALRSVPQANRTTLVADLCDARESPYGTRILVADLMGKDDATRIAGEQLLERWRQLATTEPSLAEMARRLDADLARGTDRFGKALLITLHEGRGELVCCGHTPPLLLSDYSDVRELNVLTPLPPLGLFHLVPDGCAVYTTSFTVSAAKRLLLHTDGIAGAHNAQGQPFPLHDRARAHEGRPPAALLDALVDDLKQHAGGDLSILRDEALLLLLQAEKREFRHITTALHTPPASNHHTEAPSDVDRGELVTSADRANPGDVRQ; via the coding sequence ATGAACGCCCAGCACAGGCTTGCGCGTTCGCCCTCGGCCGCCGGCCTGCTCCTGGCTCTGATCACCGCCCTGCTCGTCTCGCTGGACCTGGCCTTCCACGAGCACCATCCTGGCATCGTGGTCGCACTCACGGCCGTCCCCGCACTGAGCTTGGCCGTGCCCGCCAACCGTCCCACCTGTCGGCCTCTCCTCGTCGGGGGCCTCGCTCTGACCGGTGCCGTGGTGAGCGCTGCGGTCGACTGGCGCGACCGTCCCTTCGTCCTGCTGGCAACGTTTCTGAACATCGCTCTACTGACCCTGATCAGCCATCGCCTCCAGGCCCGCCTGCACCCCACCACGCCCTTCCCGGCCGCCTCTCCCCCACCACTGCCCGCCCTGGAGCGACCCCCTACGCCGACTGCGCAGACGTACCAGATCGGCGACTACCGACTGGCCCTGCGGAGCGTGCCCCAGGCGAACCGGACGACCCTCGTGGCCGATCTGTGTGACGCTCGCGAGAGCCCCTACGGCACCCGCATCCTCGTCGCCGACCTGATGGGCAAGGATGACGCCACCCGGATTGCGGGCGAGCAACTCCTTGAGCGATGGCGGCAACTGGCCACGACGGAACCGAGCCTCGCGGAGATGGCACGCCGCCTCGACGCGGACTTGGCCCGGGGCACCGACAGGTTCGGCAAGGCCCTCCTCATCACCTTGCACGAGGGGCGAGGGGAACTCGTCTGCTGCGGGCACACACCGCCGCTCCTGCTTTCCGACTACAGCGACGTACGTGAGCTGAACGTACTCACGCCGCTACCGCCGCTCGGACTGTTCCATCTCGTCCCAGACGGCTGCGCCGTCTACACCACGTCCTTCACGGTGAGCGCGGCAAAGCGCCTTCTCCTGCACACCGACGGAATCGCAGGCGCGCACAACGCGCAAGGCCAACCGTTTCCTCTCCACGACCGTGCCCGCGCTCATGAAGGGCGCCCGCCCGCCGCGCTGTTGGACGCTCTCGTGGACGACCTGAAACAGCACGCGGGCGGCGACCTCAGCATTCTCCGAGACGAGGCACTGCTGCTCCTGCTCCAGGCGGAGAAGCGCGAGTTCCGCCACATCACGACCGCGCTCCACACCCCTCCTGCCTCGAACCACCACACCGAAGCTCCCTCCGACGTCGATCGTGGAGAGTTGGTCACATCTGCTGATCGGGCCAATCCAGGAGACGTGCGCCAATGA
- a CDS encoding ABC transporter ATP-binding protein has product MADTAAPPALEAVGLRKSFGDFVAVDDVSLALAPGACLAVVGESGSGKTTTARMLAGLETPTGGTIRWAGRQGRPGAGRPWAGRRARAAGRLQFARHVQMVFQDPYASLDPHQRVGDCVGEVLTLHTGLRGPALAERVSELLDQVGLGAQQARSLPRALSGGQRQRVAIARALAVRPRVLILDEAVAALDVSVQAQIINLLREIREQTAIAYLFITHDLGIVHHICDDIVVMRRGRVVERGTTTAVLETPQHPYTIELLESVPRRGWTPRRRAAAAPGGRSGSGLVERP; this is encoded by the coding sequence ATGGCTGACACCGCCGCCCCACCCGCTCTGGAAGCGGTCGGCCTGCGCAAGTCCTTCGGTGACTTCGTGGCGGTCGACGACGTCAGCCTGGCCCTCGCCCCCGGCGCCTGTCTGGCCGTGGTCGGCGAATCCGGATCGGGCAAGACCACCACCGCCCGTATGCTCGCCGGCCTTGAGACACCCACTGGCGGCACGATCCGCTGGGCGGGTCGCCAGGGCCGACCCGGGGCGGGGCGGCCCTGGGCAGGGCGGCGCGCGCGGGCGGCCGGGCGCCTGCAATTCGCCCGTCACGTCCAGATGGTCTTCCAGGACCCCTATGCCTCACTCGACCCGCACCAACGCGTGGGCGACTGTGTCGGCGAGGTCCTCACGCTGCACACCGGCCTGCGGGGGCCCGCGCTCGCCGAGCGCGTCAGCGAACTGCTCGACCAGGTGGGGCTCGGCGCCCAGCAGGCACGCTCCCTGCCGCGCGCCCTGTCGGGCGGACAGCGCCAGCGGGTGGCCATCGCACGGGCGCTTGCCGTGCGGCCCCGCGTCCTGATCCTGGACGAGGCGGTGGCCGCCCTCGACGTCTCCGTACAGGCACAGATCATCAACCTGCTGCGCGAGATCCGCGAACAGACCGCCATCGCCTACCTGTTCATCACCCACGACCTGGGCATCGTGCACCACATATGCGACGACATCGTGGTCATGCGCCGGGGGCGGGTCGTCGAGCGCGGCACCACCACTGCCGTACTCGAAACGCCCCAGCACCCCTACACCATCGAGCTGCTCGAATCCGTGCCCCGCAGAGGCTGGACCCCGCGCCGCCGGGCCGCGGCTGCGCCGGGCGGCCGGTCCGGCTCGGGCCTTGTCGAACGTCCCTGA
- a CDS encoding TetR family transcriptional regulator — protein sequence MNDNTRRGTGPAVRAKRADARRNEEALLDAASAVFVTSGVEAPIRDIAAEAGVGTATIYRHFPTRADLIVAVYRHQVEALAQAGPALLADSTTAYAALERWIDLFVDFVVTKQGLAAVLQSDDPCFDPLHDYFVERLVPVCTQLLDAAGESGEIRSGQDAEELMRGIGGLCASAGTHHRYDARHMVALLVAGLRTIR from the coding sequence GTGAACGACAACACCCGTCGGGGCACGGGACCGGCCGTCCGGGCCAAACGGGCTGACGCACGACGCAACGAGGAGGCGCTCCTCGACGCGGCCTCCGCGGTCTTCGTCACGTCGGGAGTGGAGGCGCCGATCCGCGACATCGCGGCAGAGGCCGGCGTCGGGACGGCGACGATCTACCGCCACTTCCCCACGCGCGCGGATCTGATCGTCGCCGTCTACCGGCACCAGGTCGAGGCGCTCGCGCAGGCCGGCCCCGCGCTGCTCGCGGACAGCACGACCGCGTACGCCGCGCTGGAGCGCTGGATCGACCTCTTCGTCGACTTCGTGGTCACCAAGCAGGGACTCGCCGCCGTACTGCAGTCCGACGACCCCTGCTTCGATCCGCTGCACGACTACTTCGTCGAGCGGCTGGTGCCGGTGTGCACTCAGTTGCTCGACGCCGCGGGCGAATCGGGCGAGATCCGCTCCGGCCAGGACGCCGAGGAGCTCATGCGGGGCATCGGGGGGCTTTGCGCGAGCGCGGGCACCCACCACCGATACGACGCGCGCCACATGGTTGCGCTGCTCGTCGCGGGGTTGCGCACCATCCGGTGA
- a CDS encoding alpha/beta hydrolase, with amino-acid sequence MATYLLVHGAWHSGECWERVAPLLTAGGHRVVTPTLTGYGDTAQLAGPGVGLDTHIDDIVKVITEEDLTDVVLVGHSYAGLVVSGVANQLPDRITGLVYLDAMFPADGESAADVLPVTQQLIDRALASESGWRIPPPPEMPPPAGLFGVTEPADLAWLRTMLSDQPVRCLQQSVRLDNPAMDAIPQAHIHCTAGLPEGFVRKPVPATQPNGTPSLVWELATGHDCMITEPAQLAELLLKLG; translated from the coding sequence ATGGCGACATATCTGTTGGTGCACGGCGCTTGGCACAGTGGGGAGTGCTGGGAGCGGGTGGCTCCGCTACTCACCGCGGGCGGACACCGGGTGGTCACGCCGACGCTGACCGGCTATGGCGACACGGCGCAGCTGGCCGGTCCCGGGGTCGGACTCGACACGCACATCGACGACATCGTCAAGGTGATCACAGAGGAGGACCTCACTGATGTCGTCCTTGTCGGCCACAGTTATGCGGGGCTCGTCGTCTCGGGCGTGGCCAACCAACTCCCGGACCGCATCACGGGTTTGGTGTACCTCGACGCCATGTTCCCCGCGGACGGCGAGAGCGCTGCCGATGTGCTCCCGGTGACGCAGCAGTTGATCGACCGGGCCCTGGCGTCCGAGAGCGGCTGGCGGATCCCGCCGCCTCCGGAGATGCCGCCCCCCGCGGGCCTGTTCGGAGTCACCGAGCCGGCGGACCTCGCCTGGCTGCGCACGATGCTGTCGGATCAACCGGTGCGCTGCCTCCAGCAGAGCGTCCGCCTCGACAACCCCGCCATGGACGCGATCCCGCAGGCGCACATTCACTGCACCGCCGGTCTGCCCGAGGGCTTCGTCCGGAAGCCCGTCCCCGCGACGCAGCCCAACGGAACCCCGTCCCTGGTATGGGAGTTGGCGACCGGACACGACTGCATGATCACCGAACCGGCCCAGCTCGCGGAACTGCTGCTCAAGCTCGGCTGA
- a CDS encoding DUF3237 domain-containing protein: MPTTTAPATPPCPALTYAFEIRAELSPSLHIGHGDGEVTEFTPITGGSVDGPLLRGKVLAGGGDWSSTRGDICQLDARYLLQADDGAVIDIVNRGYYHPDPESPDQYDDGIQVTQAGHYYRTSPVFRTDAPAHRWLAETVFVGLARPDGEDTVVIRMYALR; encoded by the coding sequence ATGCCCACCACCACCGCCCCCGCCACGCCCCCGTGCCCCGCCCTGACCTACGCCTTCGAGATCCGGGCCGAGCTCTCGCCGTCCCTGCACATCGGCCACGGCGACGGCGAGGTCACCGAGTTCACCCCGATCACCGGAGGCAGCGTGGACGGCCCGCTGCTGCGCGGCAAGGTCCTCGCGGGCGGAGGCGACTGGAGCAGCACGCGCGGTGACATCTGCCAACTGGACGCCCGCTACCTGCTCCAGGCCGACGACGGCGCCGTCATCGACATCGTCAACCGCGGCTACTATCACCCCGACCCCGAGAGCCCCGACCAGTACGACGACGGCATACAGGTCACCCAAGCCGGTCACTACTACCGCACTTCACCCGTCTTTCGCACCGATGCCCCCGCCCACCGCTGGCTCGCCGAGACCGTCTTCGTGGGACTCGCCCGCCCCGATGGCGAGGACACGGTCGTCATTCGCATGTACGCGCTCCGGTAG